In Planctomycetia bacterium, one DNA window encodes the following:
- a CDS encoding methyltransferase domain-containing protein, with product MSHDPLNANVAEPEMAASTLSERRAKAADFGLFFRKFLAKGRTISSAVPSSPSLVAGVLRPIDWSKPATIVELGAGTGPVTQEILENMRPHHRFVAVENDGDFCEVLRRRFPEANLLQCDATRVREPLAKLGIHKVDYVLSGLPTPSLPKRAAVRLWQWLREALTPNGMFIQITVAPVLFKGFYHRLFDSVNYRMVWMNVPPGGVYYCSRPRPHLSRPA from the coding sequence GTCGACGCTCTCCGAGCGCCGCGCCAAAGCCGCCGACTTCGGTTTGTTCTTTCGAAAATTTCTCGCCAAGGGCCGGACCATTTCATCGGCCGTGCCGTCCAGCCCTTCGCTCGTCGCAGGTGTTCTTCGGCCGATCGACTGGAGCAAACCCGCGACGATTGTCGAACTCGGCGCGGGCACCGGTCCGGTGACGCAGGAGATTCTCGAGAACATGCGGCCACATCATCGCTTCGTGGCTGTGGAAAACGACGGGGATTTCTGCGAGGTCTTGCGGCGGCGGTTTCCCGAGGCAAACCTGCTGCAATGCGACGCGACACGCGTGCGCGAGCCGCTGGCCAAGCTGGGCATTCACAAGGTGGATTACGTATTAAGCGGCCTGCCGACGCCCAGCCTGCCGAAGCGCGCCGCGGTGCGGCTGTGGCAATGGCTGCGTGAGGCGCTGACGCCCAACGGCATGTTCATTCAAATCACGGTGGCTCCGGTGCTGTTCAAGGGCTTTTACCACCGCCTGTTTGACAGCGTGAACTACCGCATGGTCTGGATGAACGTCCCGCCCGGCGGCGTTTACTACTGCTCGCGCCCCCGGCCTCACCTCTCGCGACCGGCGTAG